Proteins encoded by one window of Pseudomonas sp. PSKL.D1:
- the hisA gene encoding 1-(5-phosphoribosyl)-5-[(5-phosphoribosylamino)methylideneamino]imidazole-4-carboxamide isomerase: MLIIPAIDLKDGACVRLRQGRMEDSTVFSDDPVSMAARWVEGGCRRLHLVDLNGAFEGQPVNGEVVTAIAKRYPNLPIQIGGGIRSLETIEHYVKAGVSYVIIGTKAVKEPEFVAEACKAFPGKVIVGLDAKDGFVATDGWAEVSAVQVIDLAKRFEADGVSSIVYTDIAKDGMMQGCNVPFTKALAEATKIPVIASGGIHNLGDIKALLDAKAPGIIGAITGRAIYEGTLDVAEAQAFCDNYQG, translated from the coding sequence ATGCTGATTATCCCCGCTATCGATCTGAAGGACGGTGCTTGCGTGCGCCTGCGCCAGGGCCGCATGGAAGACTCCACGGTATTTTCCGATGACCCGGTGAGCATGGCTGCCAGGTGGGTCGAGGGTGGCTGCCGCCGCCTGCACCTGGTTGACCTGAACGGCGCTTTCGAAGGGCAACCGGTCAACGGTGAAGTGGTTACCGCCATTGCCAAGCGCTACCCGAACCTGCCGATCCAGATCGGCGGCGGCATTCGCTCGCTGGAAACCATCGAGCACTACGTCAAGGCTGGCGTCAGCTACGTGATCATCGGCACCAAGGCGGTCAAAGAGCCTGAGTTCGTGGCCGAAGCGTGCAAGGCCTTCCCGGGCAAGGTCATCGTTGGCCTGGACGCCAAAGACGGCTTTGTTGCCACCGACGGCTGGGCCGAAGTCAGTGCCGTACAGGTTATCGACCTGGCCAAGCGTTTCGAGGCTGACGGCGTGTCGTCGATCGTTTACACCGACATCGCCAAAGACGGCATGATGCAGGGCTGCAACGTGCCTTTCACCAAGGCACTGGCCGAAGCCACCAAGATCCCGGTCATCGCCTCGGGCGGCATCCACAACCTGGGTGACATCAAGGCCCTGCTGGACGCCAAGGCCCCCGGCATCATCGGTGCAATCACTGGCCGTGCCATCTACGAAGGCACCCTCGATGTCGCCGAGGCCCAGGCCTTCTGCGACAACTACCAAGGCTGA
- a CDS encoding DUF2164 domain-containing protein — MSRSKTKAPVITLAPEQEREALDTLKRFLEDRFELQLGSFEVAEVLELFSKEIAPHYYNRAIADVQLHLKERFESIESDLWALEKP; from the coding sequence ATGAGCCGATCGAAGACCAAGGCCCCGGTCATCACCCTGGCCCCCGAGCAGGAGCGCGAGGCGCTCGACACTTTGAAGCGCTTTCTTGAAGACCGCTTCGAGTTGCAGCTTGGGTCGTTTGAGGTGGCCGAGGTCCTCGAGCTGTTCAGCAAAGAAATTGCACCCCATTACTACAACAGGGCGATTGCCGATGTTCAGCTGCACCTCAAGGAGCGGTTCGAGAGCATCGAAAGCGATCTGTGGGCGCTCGAGAAGCCCTGA
- the hisH gene encoding imidazole glycerol phosphate synthase subunit HisH, translating into MQTVAVIDYGMGNLHSVAKALEHVGAGKVLVTSDAAVIREADRVVFPGVGAIRDCMAEIRRLGFDKLVHEVSQDRPFLGICVGMQALLEHSEENQGVDCIGLFPGQVRFFGKGLQEDGEHLKVPHMGWNEVGQTIDHPLWHDIPDRARFYFVHSYYINAGKPGQVVGRGHYGVDFAAALADGSRFAVQFHPEKSHTHGLQLLQNFVAWDGRW; encoded by the coding sequence ATGCAGACGGTAGCCGTAATCGACTATGGCATGGGCAACCTGCACTCGGTGGCCAAGGCGCTTGAGCATGTCGGCGCCGGCAAGGTGCTGGTTACCAGCGACGCGGCGGTAATCCGCGAAGCGGACCGCGTGGTATTCCCTGGTGTGGGCGCGATCCGCGACTGCATGGCCGAAATCCGCCGCCTGGGCTTTGACAAGCTGGTGCATGAAGTCAGTCAGGATCGCCCCTTCCTGGGCATCTGTGTGGGCATGCAGGCACTGCTGGAGCACAGCGAAGAGAACCAGGGAGTCGACTGCATCGGCCTGTTCCCGGGCCAGGTGCGCTTCTTCGGCAAAGGCCTGCAAGAAGATGGCGAGCACCTGAAAGTGCCGCACATGGGCTGGAACGAAGTCGGCCAGACCATCGACCACCCGCTGTGGCACGACATCCCGGACCGCGCGCGTTTCTACTTCGTGCACAGCTACTACATCAATGCCGGCAAGCCGGGCCAGGTGGTCGGCCGTGGCCACTACGGCGTCGACTTCGCTGCCGCGCTGGCTGATGGCTCGCGCTTTGCCGTGCAGTTCCACCCGGAGAAGAGCCATACCCATGGCCTGCAGTTGCTGCAGAACTTCGTTGCCTGGGACGGGCGCTGGTAA
- the hisB gene encoding imidazoleglycerol-phosphate dehydratase HisB, with the protein MVERKASVERNTLETQVKCSINLDGSGKARFDIGVPFLEHMLDQIARHGLIDLDIECKGDLHIDDHHTVEDVGITLGMAFAQAIGDKKGIFRYGHAYVPLDEALSRVVIDFSGRPGLQMHVPYTRASVGGFDVDLFQEFFQGFVNHALVTLHIDNLRGHNTHHQIETVFKAFGRALRMAVTLDERMAGQMPSTKGCL; encoded by the coding sequence ATGGTCGAACGTAAGGCTTCCGTCGAGCGCAATACCCTGGAAACCCAGGTCAAGTGCTCGATCAACCTCGATGGCAGTGGCAAGGCCCGATTCGATATCGGTGTGCCTTTCCTTGAACACATGCTGGACCAGATCGCCCGTCATGGGCTGATCGATCTGGATATCGAGTGCAAGGGCGACCTGCATATCGACGATCACCATACCGTCGAAGACGTCGGTATCACCTTGGGCATGGCGTTCGCCCAGGCCATTGGCGACAAAAAAGGTATCTTCCGCTACGGCCACGCCTACGTGCCGCTGGATGAAGCCCTGTCGCGTGTGGTCATCGACTTCTCGGGCCGCCCCGGCCTGCAGATGCATGTGCCGTACACCCGCGCCAGCGTTGGTGGCTTCGATGTGGACCTGTTCCAGGAGTTCTTCCAGGGCTTCGTCAACCACGCCTTGGTGACCCTGCACATCGACAACCTGCGCGGCCACAACACCCACCACCAGATCGAAACCGTATTCAAGGCTTTCGGCCGCGCGCTGCGCATGGCCGTTACCCTCGATGAGCGCATGGCAGGGCAAATGCCGTCGACCAAAGGGTGCCTGTAA